A part of Emys orbicularis isolate rEmyOrb1 chromosome 13, rEmyOrb1.hap1, whole genome shotgun sequence genomic DNA contains:
- the LOC135887280 gene encoding olfactory receptor 10A7-like: MKNRQETVGRNSTTITGFILLGFSDIPSLKHLFFSVFLVTYIVTLAGNLLIIVLTLADPALHIPMYFFLRNLSFLEMCYTSVNVPKMLGNLFSGDKAISFIGCAMQTYFSFFLGGSECFLLAFMAYDRYVAICKPLHYPVVMNRKVSTGLVAGSWLSGLLMSFGHTSMVFTLPFCRSHEINHFFCDIPPLLKLACGDISRNEMAVFIMALFFVIFPFMLILMSYVCIISTILRMPSGEGRRKSFSTCSSHLMVVTVFYGAACVMYLKPNSSYSPDTDKFLSLFYTVITPMLNPIIYSLRNKEVKGAFWRMVRRRRFH; the protein is encoded by the coding sequence ATGAAAAATAGGCAAGAAACAGTGGGAAGAAACAGCACGACAATCACTGGATTCATTCTCCTGGGCTTTTCTGACATTCCCAGCCTGAAGCacttatttttttcagtgtttctgGTGACCTACATAGTCACCTTGGCTGGAAACCTTCTAATCATTGTCCTCACATTGGCTGACCCAGCCCTTCACatccccatgtacttcttcctcaggAACCTGTCCTTCTTGGAGATGTGCTACACATCAGTCAATGTCCCCAAGATGCTTGGGAATCTGTTCTCTGGGGATAAAGCCATCTCTTTCATTGGCTGTGCTATGCAAAcctatttctcttttttccttggTGGGTCAGAGTGTTTTCTCTTGGCGTTCATGGCCTACGATCGCTATGTTGCAATATGCAAGCCTCTGCATTACCCCGTGGTTATGAACAGGAAGGTGTCCACTGGACTGGTTGCTGGATCCTGGCTCAGTGGTCTCCTCATGTCCTTTGGTCACACCAGCATGGTATTCACCCTACCCTTCTGCAGATCCCATGAGATTAATCATTTCTTTTGTGACATCCCTCCACTGCTGAAGCTGGCGTGTGGAGACATCTCCCGCAATGAAATGGCTGTCTTCATCATGGCTCTGTTCTTTGTCATCTTCCCCTTCATGCTAATCCTCATGTCCTACGTCtgcatcatctccaccatcctgaggaTGCCAtcgggggagggcaggaggaagtccttctccacctgctcctcacaCCTCATGGTGGTGACAGTGTTCTATGGCGCCGCTTGTGTTATGTATCTGAAGCCTAATTCCTCCTACTCACCAGACACAGACAAGTTTCTCTCTCTGTTCTACACAGTCATCACGcccatgctaaaccccatcatctacagcctgaggaacaaggaggtgaagGGTGCATTCTGGAGAATGGTGCGGAGAAGAAGGTTCCATTGA